A stretch of Leptospira sp. WS39.C2 DNA encodes these proteins:
- a CDS encoding AZOBR_p60025 family cell surface glycopolymer formation protein, whose translation MIFRRLNPIFDFLNAKQWLTIILFVLLWAVSSFSYWKKYDWNPSSMVNFGYEFAMQNKSETPQNAILFKGETGDLGAGYDGQIFYYFSRPLSNFNLVWPKGFDESYRAPRIGYPFLIALFGIFGKSFAIFGMYFWNIALILLSYVFLRKLLDEETKPYAILYLLSPFALGSYYVLVSDSVMVSLLIIAYYFYRKEKWIQFILLSSLAILTKEPALFLLFPLGLLALVQRDWKRTIVVGSVLIIPVCWHLYLSYKFPNWRPGRLTDFILPFEGLISYMESIWRQLDSGIQLKELARLFSRFPLVLLFFLGVFLPFTGNIKKGWEFRISFLLIMFMVGTAGYYHFWSVYENVSRMFTLSIPVLLFLMKEDKQIRKEEYIIVTIFVLFLFLLKVLFISKQMGFQVGF comes from the coding sequence ATGATTTTCAGACGCCTCAATCCAATATTCGATTTTTTAAACGCAAAACAATGGTTAACTATAATTTTGTTTGTTTTATTATGGGCGGTTTCGTCATTTTCGTATTGGAAAAAATACGACTGGAACCCAAGTTCTATGGTTAATTTTGGATATGAATTTGCGATGCAAAACAAATCGGAAACTCCACAAAATGCCATTTTATTCAAAGGGGAAACGGGAGATCTCGGAGCAGGGTATGATGGACAAATATTTTACTATTTTTCAAGGCCACTGTCCAACTTCAATTTAGTTTGGCCCAAAGGTTTTGATGAATCATATAGGGCACCACGCATCGGTTATCCCTTCCTCATTGCTTTATTTGGGATTTTTGGGAAAAGTTTTGCAATATTCGGAATGTATTTCTGGAACATCGCACTCATTTTATTATCTTATGTTTTCCTTCGTAAACTTTTGGATGAGGAAACAAAACCTTATGCTATTTTATACCTTTTGAGTCCATTTGCTTTGGGTAGTTATTATGTACTCGTAAGTGATTCTGTGATGGTATCCTTACTAATCATTGCTTATTATTTTTATCGTAAAGAAAAATGGATACAATTTATACTTTTGTCAAGTTTGGCAATTTTAACAAAAGAACCTGCTTTGTTTCTCCTTTTCCCTTTAGGATTACTCGCTTTAGTCCAAAGAGATTGGAAACGAACCATTGTTGTTGGTTCGGTTTTGATTATCCCTGTTTGTTGGCATCTGTATTTGTCCTACAAGTTCCCAAATTGGAGACCTGGTCGGCTAACAGATTTTATACTTCCATTCGAAGGTTTGATTTCATACATGGAATCAATTTGGCGCCAGTTAGATTCTGGCATTCAATTAAAAGAATTGGCTCGATTATTTTCCAGATTCCCACTTGTTTTGCTTTTTTTCCTAGGAGTGTTTTTGCCTTTCACAGGCAATATTAAAAAAGGTTGGGAATTCCGAATTTCTTTTTTACTCATCATGTTTATGGTAGGTACTGCGGGTTATTACCATTTTTGGTCGGTGTATGAAAACGTATCCAGAATGTTTACATTATCTATACCTGTTCTACTTTTTTTAATGAAAGAGGACAAACAAATTCGAAAAGAAGAATATATCATAGTAACAATTTTTGTTTTGTTTCTTTTTCTTCTCAAAGTTTTATTCATTTCTAAACAAATGGGTTTTCAAGTTGGGTTTTAA
- a CDS encoding serine protease — MKSLTHIFFLSIILMLISLQLESKPIPVASQDASILQIKVTVLYPNYIQPWRFKNPEIRQSTGIYIGENRIIVPAQAIYFYTNIEVKKPDSLKVYTAELERLDADLGLALLKLNDTSFSKDLKPVQFPSEVYLPGFGTVMESKDQRNLEEKKLRMIRLDVDAYASGYVEYPYIEIQSEEKLDGVGELIVDGTSRIPQGILYQFKENGMGKMIPSFSIKHFIDGKFFPFKGFRFKPLVDSASRNDYGLRKDDLGVLVAEIYPGSSADGILQLEDVILEVSNFKIDPKGYFDHPKFGKLNMSYLFHNTYDTESAFDKKIKIKVFRNKKPLTVEIESKPLNESSIRIPHGNTRFQMPKYLMLAGIIFQELSEYYLTEHGNQWRNRVNKELLYLNDFYRIKRNPKEGKVIFLSQVVPLSGNKAYHTAHQMVLKSVNGKEITSLEELRTLIKQNDSPYIKFVMNDGYELIFKKEEISSLNDEAKKSFQIVSDSNF; from the coding sequence ATGAAATCACTCACTCACATATTCTTTTTATCCATCATTTTGATGCTCATTTCATTACAACTGGAAAGTAAACCTATTCCAGTTGCAAGCCAAGATGCTTCAATTTTACAAATCAAAGTGACCGTTTTATATCCAAATTATATCCAACCATGGCGTTTTAAAAATCCAGAGATCCGCCAATCAACCGGGATCTATATTGGTGAGAATCGAATTATCGTTCCAGCCCAAGCCATTTATTTTTATACAAATATTGAAGTAAAAAAACCGGATTCCTTAAAAGTATACACCGCCGAATTAGAACGATTGGATGCAGATTTAGGTCTCGCATTACTAAAATTAAACGACACATCCTTTTCGAAAGACTTAAAACCTGTCCAATTTCCAAGTGAAGTATACTTACCTGGATTTGGCACTGTAATGGAAAGTAAGGACCAACGAAATTTAGAAGAGAAAAAACTTCGTATGATTCGGTTGGATGTAGATGCTTATGCAAGTGGTTATGTGGAATACCCATACATAGAAATCCAATCCGAAGAAAAATTGGATGGTGTTGGTGAACTAATTGTTGATGGAACTTCTCGAATCCCTCAAGGAATTTTATACCAATTCAAAGAAAATGGAATGGGTAAAATGATCCCTTCCTTTTCCATAAAACATTTTATTGATGGGAAATTTTTTCCGTTTAAAGGTTTCCGATTCAAACCATTAGTCGATAGTGCCTCACGAAATGATTATGGACTACGTAAAGATGATTTAGGTGTACTAGTGGCAGAAATTTATCCAGGTTCTTCTGCAGATGGGATTTTGCAATTAGAAGATGTGATATTAGAAGTTTCAAATTTCAAAATCGATCCAAAAGGATATTTTGACCATCCCAAGTTTGGAAAACTAAACATGTCATATTTATTTCATAATACATACGATACTGAATCTGCCTTTGATAAAAAAATTAAAATTAAAGTATTTAGGAACAAAAAACCATTAACTGTCGAAATAGAATCCAAACCACTTAACGAATCATCCATTCGAATTCCTCATGGAAACACAAGATTCCAAATGCCAAAATATTTAATGTTAGCTGGCATCATATTCCAAGAACTTTCCGAATACTATTTAACTGAACATGGGAACCAATGGAGAAATCGAGTGAACAAAGAATTATTATACCTTAATGATTTTTATAGAATCAAAAGGAATCCTAAAGAAGGAAAAGTAATTTTTTTATCGCAAGTGGTCCCGTTGTCTGGAAATAAAGCATACCACACTGCTCACCAAATGGTTTTAAAATCTGTAAATGGAAAGGAAATTACGTCTTTAGAAGAATTAAGGACTCTCATCAAACAAAATGATTCTCCATATATCAAGTTTGTCATGAATGATGGGTATGAACTGATTTTTAAAAAAGAAGAAATCAGTTCACTTAACGATGAGGCAAAAAAAAGTTTTCAAATTGTATCTGATTCTAATTTTTAA
- a CDS encoding trypsin-like peptidase domain-containing protein gives MPVINEKKAIDPNKMDSKKLMQNQKKMLTSPLAFASTILFFLSLFSTITASETNSQSIDELRKSVVQIRVFSQAKDPFSPWMSSGISASTGSGFIIAKNKILTNAHVVSNAKFIEAQRNNQTEWFEVKVLYIAHDCDLAILEVPNDIFYSDSVELELGGLPELASPVDIIGYPIGGSKISVSRGIVSRIEQSSYAHSQIDSHLVVQVDAAINPGNSGGPAFQNGKVVGVAFQASTKGENIGYIIPTNVIQHFLKDIEDGFYDGYVELGIQTQNSFSESHRNFYEIPRSEEGVFVTRVYKHGSADGYLFPGDYLTAIDGRNIGRNGNLQETNSIDFLEVIDNKFAGEEIRFDLIRKKKKIQVSFPAKKMPQMENQRASYGKEYPYLIFGGLVFQTVNRDLLESWSKIGQTQGGSLLVYRFYEGSNLLDGETEDVVLYRKLPHPTNSHSDFYLNMVVESFNGTKVKNLNHFKTLIKSSKERTFKIYFYGIQVPMILDREESEKADDQIKRTYHIKGN, from the coding sequence ATGCCTGTGATCAATGAAAAGAAGGCGATCGATCCGAATAAAATGGATTCAAAAAAACTCATGCAGAATCAGAAAAAAATGTTAACCTCCCCTCTTGCCTTTGCGAGTACTATTTTATTTTTTCTCAGTTTATTCTCAACGATAACAGCTTCGGAAACAAACAGCCAATCCATTGACGAATTGAGGAAATCTGTAGTCCAAATCCGTGTGTTTTCTCAGGCAAAAGATCCCTTTTCCCCTTGGATGTCTTCGGGGATTTCTGCATCTACTGGTTCAGGTTTCATTATTGCCAAAAACAAAATTCTAACGAATGCCCACGTTGTCTCAAATGCAAAATTTATAGAAGCGCAAAGAAATAACCAAACTGAATGGTTTGAAGTGAAAGTGCTTTACATTGCACATGATTGTGACTTGGCAATATTGGAAGTCCCAAATGATATATTTTATTCAGACAGTGTAGAACTAGAGTTAGGTGGTTTACCAGAACTTGCAAGCCCAGTAGACATCATAGGATATCCCATTGGTGGGAGTAAAATTTCTGTGAGCCGTGGGATTGTATCACGAATAGAACAATCCAGTTATGCTCATTCTCAAATTGATAGCCATTTGGTGGTACAAGTTGATGCAGCAATTAATCCTGGAAATTCAGGTGGGCCTGCCTTCCAAAATGGAAAGGTTGTAGGTGTTGCCTTTCAAGCATCGACAAAAGGAGAAAATATTGGTTACATCATTCCAACAAACGTAATCCAACATTTTTTAAAAGATATAGAAGATGGGTTTTACGACGGTTATGTGGAGCTTGGGATACAAACACAAAATTCATTCTCAGAATCCCACAGAAACTTTTATGAAATCCCGCGGAGCGAAGAAGGAGTCTTCGTCACTCGAGTGTATAAACATGGATCCGCTGATGGTTATTTATTTCCAGGGGATTATTTAACAGCTATTGACGGTCGAAATATTGGACGTAATGGAAATTTACAAGAAACCAACTCAATTGATTTTTTAGAAGTGATTGATAACAAATTTGCAGGAGAAGAAATTCGTTTTGATTTAATTCGAAAAAAGAAAAAAATCCAAGTGAGTTTCCCCGCAAAAAAAATGCCACAAATGGAAAACCAAAGGGCAAGTTACGGAAAAGAATACCCTTATTTGATTTTTGGAGGACTTGTTTTCCAAACTGTCAATCGGGATCTTTTGGAGTCTTGGAGTAAAATTGGGCAAACACAAGGAGGGAGTTTGCTTGTGTATCGATTTTATGAAGGTTCAAATTTATTAGATGGGGAAACAGAGGATGTCGTATTGTATCGAAAATTACCTCACCCAACAAATTCACACTCAGATTTTTACCTCAATATGGTGGTAGAATCGTTTAACGGAACAAAGGTAAAAAATCTAAATCATTTTAAGACATTAATCAAATCCTCCAAAGAAAGAACATTTAAAATATATTTTTATGGCATCCAAGTCCCAATGATTTTGGACCGAGAGGAATCAGAAAAAGCGGATGATCAAATCAAACGAACATATCATATCAAAGGCAATTAA
- a CDS encoding ATP-binding protein, whose translation MKTSFSILAGFFFVGNLTILLDALVLKNQILNHPHTISTFLVFLSFVLIFFGLHFPTFFRNFPKLLILSSFVFGMGIMLLLVDLGLLNEIYPEASLILLKYYYNAYYVFTFLLFSYLIIAKLRFNFPAIQTFMEYIYYAAFVTCFSFLIICNYPTLIPITTSYFLHFFLFLNLLFLYCFVVFLFHYSFTKDYLTHPFSFLFERSKQIFEEKFPANRSNSRLVKEKLWNLYEKQNWRKTMDSFWFQILVDETLDNALEHGGKREDDIITVHVFESSKYIDVYVIDSGKGFNPRSIPSPIESDRKLVTGGRGIHILKKLFLVRWNFLGNEVNIRVDKTKSSDWKTNV comes from the coding sequence ATGAAAACAAGTTTTTCTATCCTAGCTGGATTTTTCTTTGTTGGTAATTTGACAATCCTTCTTGATGCTTTAGTCTTAAAAAACCAAATCTTAAACCATCCGCATACAATCTCGACGTTTCTTGTTTTTTTATCATTCGTGCTGATTTTTTTCGGATTACATTTTCCTACTTTTTTTCGTAATTTCCCAAAACTTCTCATCTTATCTTCATTTGTTTTTGGGATGGGTATCATGTTACTTCTAGTGGATTTGGGTTTACTAAATGAAATTTATCCTGAAGCAAGTTTGATCCTTTTGAAATATTATTATAATGCTTACTATGTTTTTACCTTTTTACTGTTCTCCTATTTGATCATTGCGAAATTACGTTTTAATTTTCCTGCGATTCAAACTTTTATGGAGTATATTTATTATGCTGCTTTTGTGACATGTTTTTCATTTTTAATTATTTGTAATTATCCAACACTGATCCCAATTACAACTTCCTATTTTTTACATTTTTTCCTATTTTTGAATTTGTTGTTTTTATACTGTTTTGTTGTTTTTTTATTCCATTATTCTTTTACAAAAGATTATCTCACTCATCCTTTTTCCTTTTTATTTGAAAGATCCAAACAAATTTTTGAAGAAAAATTTCCTGCGAATCGATCCAATTCAAGGTTAGTCAAAGAAAAACTTTGGAATTTATACGAAAAACAAAATTGGCGAAAAACTATGGATAGTTTTTGGTTTCAAATATTAGTAGATGAAACTTTGGACAATGCATTGGAACACGGTGGAAAACGGGAAGATGATATCATCACCGTACATGTGTTTGAATCGAGTAAATACATCGATGTTTACGTAATCGATAGTGGAAAAGGATTTAATCCAAGATCAATTCCAAGTCCAATAGAATCAGATCGAAAATTAGTCACAGGTGGACGTGGCATCCACATATTAAAAAAACTATTTCTTGTGCGATGGAATTTTTTAGGAAACGAAGTGAATATTCGAGTGGATAAAACAAAAAGTTCCGATTGGAAAACCAATGTTTAA
- a CDS encoding adenine phosphoribosyltransferase → MSIVKSKIRTIPDYPKPGILFRDITSLLIDPEGFQLTIGMFVERYQNAKLNKIAAIDARGFIPGAALAFQLGVGFVPIRKKGKLPGTTISESYALEYGVDHVEIHTDAIVPGDKVLIMDDLIATGGTLEASIKLIQNLKGQIHECSTIINLPDLGGAKRIKDTYGIDVYSICEFEGH, encoded by the coding sequence ATGTCCATTGTTAAATCTAAGATTCGAACCATTCCTGATTACCCAAAACCAGGGATTTTGTTTCGAGACATCACTTCCCTTCTCATCGACCCAGAGGGTTTCCAACTGACCATTGGGATGTTTGTAGAACGATACCAAAATGCAAAATTAAATAAAATTGCTGCGATTGATGCAAGAGGTTTTATTCCTGGGGCTGCACTGGCATTCCAATTAGGAGTTGGTTTTGTTCCGATTCGCAAAAAAGGAAAACTACCAGGAACAACCATTTCTGAATCCTATGCTTTGGAATATGGAGTTGACCACGTGGAAATCCATACGGATGCCATCGTACCGGGTGACAAAGTTCTCATCATGGACGATTTGATCGCAACAGGTGGAACACTAGAAGCCTCGATCAAACTCATCCAAAATCTAAAAGGCCAAATACATGAATGTTCAACAATCATCAACTTGCCAGACTTAGGTGGAGCCAAAAGGATCAAAGACACTTATGGAATCGATGTTTATTCCATTTGCGAGTTTGAAGGACACTAA
- the htpX gene encoding protease HtpX produces the protein MTWIKRIGFFLLTNILIMTTISIVTTLLGSMGFSIRAFGLDLTRLIVFCLMWGMAGSFISLLISKMMAKWTMGVKVIDPKQASAHEMDVYRRVQSLAQRAHLPMPEVGIYDSPEVNAFATGPSKSNALVAVSTGLLNRMNTQELEGVLAHELSHVANGDMVTLTLIQGVVNSFAMFISRIIAYVASNAVKEEMAQLVRIVVTIALDIVFSILGSMAVAYFSRQREFRADAGGAKLAGRESMISALESLRQMVEMPEDPRGEAIASFKISSNKGGFLSLFATHPALEDRILALKQMR, from the coding sequence ATGACTTGGATCAAACGAATCGGTTTTTTCCTGTTAACCAATATATTGATTATGACAACGATCTCCATCGTTACAACCCTTTTGGGTTCGATGGGATTTAGCATCCGAGCCTTTGGTTTGGATCTAACGCGTCTCATTGTATTCTGTTTAATGTGGGGTATGGCGGGATCTTTCATTTCCCTACTTATATCCAAAATGATGGCGAAGTGGACGATGGGTGTGAAAGTCATCGATCCGAAACAAGCTTCTGCTCATGAAATGGATGTGTACCGCCGTGTACAATCATTAGCACAACGCGCTCACCTTCCTATGCCAGAAGTTGGGATTTATGATTCTCCAGAAGTGAATGCATTTGCCACTGGACCAAGTAAATCAAATGCCCTGGTTGCTGTTTCTACAGGACTACTCAATCGTATGAACACACAAGAGTTAGAAGGTGTTCTTGCACATGAATTGTCTCACGTCGCAAACGGTGATATGGTTACATTAACTCTCATTCAAGGTGTTGTGAACTCATTTGCAATGTTTATCTCTCGTATCATTGCGTATGTTGCATCCAATGCTGTAAAAGAAGAGATGGCGCAATTAGTCAGAATTGTTGTGACTATCGCACTCGATATTGTTTTCTCAATTCTCGGTTCCATGGCTGTTGCGTATTTCTCCCGCCAAAGAGAATTCCGAGCTGATGCCGGCGGTGCGAAACTTGCGGGTAGAGAGTCGATGATCTCTGCACTTGAATCACTAAGACAAATGGTAGAGATGCCAGAAGACCCAAGAGGAGAAGCCATTGCTTCCTTCAAAATTTCTTCTAATAAAGGTGGATTCCTTTCCCTTTTTGCAACTCACCCTGCTTTGGAAGATCGGATCCTTGCTCTCAAACAAATGAGATAA
- a CDS encoding NCS2 family permease, which translates to MKFFTITRGDLDGFFGLMVDNLIQLLVLSALCIGVCGFPLTFITSVVLPGAAVSLLVGNVFYAWQAWKLGLRTNRNDVTAIPYGINTVSLFAFIFFVMFPTYQATGDYKEAWKAGLLVSFASGLIEVFGSFVASKIRKYTPRAALLSALAGIALTFISMDFLLRTFERPMIAFIPLGVILLQYFGKVRFPFGIPGGFLSVIVGVVLSYLSTYWGDPIYKEGGVQNGLQTLGFYFPQLSIGSLLETLTYANLQAYFSIILPMGIFNVIGSLQNIESAEASGDSFDTKTSLLVNGIGTLAGTLFGSPFPTTIYIGHPGWKALGAKHSYSMLSGVFMTIVSLFGLMGLIQALIPVEAGMAIVLWIGIIITSQAFQAIPKHHSPAVVVGLLPAFAGWAVLIIQNVFLFLDGKLQGILLELGVTKEIHFSLSDIPSHLPFLPYALGGVLSLSQGFLITSMIWAAMVVFILEREWLKASLWAIIAAILSIVGWIHAYELKGNAIFNRFTEIANWDFPIAYISLATLFLLIRFLGGKEKGENLEH; encoded by the coding sequence ATGAAATTTTTTACCATCACACGCGGAGACTTAGATGGATTCTTTGGTCTCATGGTCGACAACCTCATCCAATTACTTGTTCTTTCCGCTCTTTGTATAGGTGTTTGTGGTTTTCCATTAACATTTATCACCTCAGTTGTGTTACCTGGAGCGGCTGTATCTTTACTTGTTGGTAATGTATTTTATGCTTGGCAAGCTTGGAAACTAGGCCTAAGGACCAATCGTAATGATGTAACAGCAATTCCTTATGGTATCAATACTGTTTCCTTATTTGCGTTTATCTTTTTTGTAATGTTTCCCACCTATCAAGCCACAGGTGATTACAAAGAAGCTTGGAAAGCCGGTTTACTTGTATCCTTTGCTTCTGGTCTCATAGAAGTTTTTGGGTCTTTTGTCGCTTCCAAAATCAGGAAGTATACTCCTAGAGCCGCTTTACTCTCAGCTTTGGCAGGAATAGCCCTTACTTTTATCTCTATGGATTTTTTGCTACGTACGTTTGAAAGGCCAATGATCGCCTTTATTCCATTAGGAGTCATTCTATTACAATATTTTGGTAAGGTGCGTTTCCCATTCGGAATTCCAGGTGGTTTTTTATCAGTCATTGTAGGTGTAGTATTGTCTTATCTATCTACATACTGGGGAGATCCAATATACAAAGAAGGTGGGGTTCAAAACGGCCTGCAAACCTTAGGATTTTATTTCCCACAATTATCTATTGGCTCACTCCTAGAAACACTCACTTACGCAAACCTACAAGCTTACTTTTCGATCATTTTACCAATGGGGATATTTAATGTCATTGGATCATTACAAAATATCGAATCAGCTGAGGCATCTGGAGATAGTTTTGATACAAAAACTTCCTTATTGGTGAATGGAATCGGGACTTTAGCAGGAACTTTGTTTGGTTCTCCATTCCCCACTACAATTTATATAGGACACCCAGGTTGGAAGGCGTTAGGTGCCAAACATAGTTATTCAATGTTATCTGGTGTGTTCATGACGATTGTAAGTCTTTTTGGGCTTATGGGTCTCATCCAAGCATTGATTCCTGTGGAAGCGGGTATGGCAATTGTCCTGTGGATTGGGATCATCATTACAAGCCAAGCGTTTCAAGCAATCCCCAAACACCATTCTCCTGCAGTTGTAGTTGGATTATTACCTGCCTTTGCTGGATGGGCAGTACTCATCATTCAAAATGTTTTTTTATTTTTGGATGGGAAACTCCAAGGAATATTGTTAGAATTAGGTGTAACAAAGGAAATTCATTTTTCATTGTCTGACATTCCTTCCCATTTACCATTCTTACCCTATGCGCTTGGAGGTGTGTTATCCTTATCCCAAGGTTTTCTCATCACTTCAATGATCTGGGCAGCGATGGTAGTTTTTATTTTAGAGAGGGAATGGTTAAAGGCGAGTCTTTGGGCAATCATTGCAGCCATCTTGTCCATAGTAGGATGGATCCACGCCTACGAACTCAAAGGGAATGCTATTTTCAATCGTTTCACTGAAATCGCAAATTGGGATTTCCCAATTGCCTATATTTCACTTGCGACCTTGTTTTTGCTCATAAGGTTCCTTGGTGGCAAAGAAAAAGGTGAGAATTTAGAGCATTAA
- a CDS encoding ClpXP protease specificity-enhancing factor SspB has product MSQNLTQEEITTLREFKRDMFNLYWERFGVFYIHVMPHPKLEIGKRGLLNAEKESGIVLVFGDKAVKVLDSKPDYLFAELQFGSTWEPTMIPWDAVFRIYDKFQNSATQLRFLQIETNTNPEETKPKTPKPEVTGDGNVIRVDFGGKRNE; this is encoded by the coding sequence ATGAGCCAAAACCTCACGCAAGAAGAAATCACAACATTACGTGAGTTCAAAAGAGATATGTTCAATTTGTATTGGGAACGATTTGGAGTATTTTACATCCATGTGATGCCCCATCCTAAATTGGAAATTGGAAAACGTGGTTTATTAAATGCCGAAAAAGAATCCGGTATCGTACTTGTGTTTGGTGACAAAGCCGTCAAAGTATTGGATAGTAAACCTGATTATTTATTCGCTGAATTACAGTTTGGTTCTACATGGGAACCAACAATGATTCCATGGGATGCAGTTTTTCGTATCTACGATAAATTTCAAAATTCTGCGACCCAACTTCGTTTTTTACAAATCGAAACAAATACAAATCCAGAAGAAACAAAACCTAAAACCCCAAAACCAGAAGTCACTGGAGATGGGAATGTCATTCGAGTTGATTTTGGAGGCAAACGAAACGAATGA
- a CDS encoding polysaccharide biosynthesis protein, with product MKSIPRRYWVFPVDILFMFLSYFLAHLVRFENIGFLDNYPDFWVCATIVVVTRSIVFLFSGIYRSLWSYASLHDLLAIIKATILSSLVSTLALLFYNRFFQLSRMVPILDTLILLGFLCLRSLSWRMIREQIFSPDKTRKGTPILLVGAGKLGSSFLTEIRRNGELDYLPIGFLDDNVSKKGGYIQGIPILGSTDEIGKVLNRYGIKKVIMTVPQPDGRVVSKLMKECEGAGVDFKILPTFGEYLAEKPNITQLREVQVEDLLGRPTVDLEIESIRSYLEKKVILVTGAGGSIGSEICRQVALFKPSVLVILDAAETPLYEIDYELRKNFNELNIDIRPVVADVKNLSRISAIFEEHRPSVVFHSAAYKHVPMMEINPSEAILNNVMGTKNVADVCRLIGVERFVLISTDKAVNPVNVMGASKRAAEIYLQHISQNSRTKFITVRFGNVLGSNGSVIPRFREQIKRGGPVTVTHPEVIRYFMTIPEATQLVLQAGSMGEHGEIFLLDMGDPVRILSLAEEMIRLSGYTPYKDINIEFSGLRPGEKLYEELLLNAEGIKKTHHPKIRIAAPLDHYNLLLFQNKLNRLFSLAKANKNREIFGALKDIIPEYKIHDEYIEWETSHGKRNL from the coding sequence ATGAAATCGATCCCAAGAAGATACTGGGTTTTTCCTGTAGACATACTCTTTATGTTTTTGTCCTATTTTCTAGCACATCTTGTGCGTTTTGAAAATATTGGATTTCTCGACAATTACCCTGATTTTTGGGTATGTGCTACCATCGTTGTGGTCACAAGGAGTATCGTTTTTTTATTCTCAGGGATCTATCGTTCCTTATGGTCCTATGCTTCGTTACACGACCTTTTAGCCATCATCAAAGCCACCATCCTTTCTTCATTAGTATCCACACTTGCACTTTTATTTTATAATCGTTTTTTCCAATTATCTCGAATGGTTCCGATCTTAGATACTCTCATCCTCCTAGGATTTTTATGTCTTAGAAGTTTGAGTTGGAGGATGATCCGAGAACAAATTTTTAGTCCTGACAAAACAAGGAAAGGAACACCAATCTTACTTGTTGGAGCAGGAAAACTAGGTAGCTCATTTTTAACCGAAATTAGGCGAAATGGCGAATTAGATTATCTACCCATTGGATTTTTAGATGATAATGTTTCTAAAAAAGGTGGGTACATACAAGGAATACCTATCCTCGGTTCCACTGATGAAATTGGGAAAGTTTTAAATCGTTATGGGATCAAAAAAGTAATCATGACTGTCCCTCAACCTGATGGACGTGTCGTTAGTAAATTGATGAAAGAATGTGAAGGTGCAGGTGTAGATTTCAAAATCTTACCAACATTTGGCGAATATCTCGCAGAAAAACCAAACATCACCCAACTTCGTGAAGTCCAAGTGGAAGATTTACTTGGTAGACCAACGGTTGATTTAGAAATTGAATCCATTCGATCCTACTTAGAAAAAAAAGTAATCCTTGTAACAGGTGCCGGTGGATCGATTGGATCCGAAATTTGTAGGCAAGTTGCCCTTTTTAAACCAAGTGTTCTCGTTATTTTAGATGCCGCCGAAACTCCGTTATACGAAATTGATTACGAACTCAGAAAAAACTTTAATGAATTAAATATAGACATCAGACCTGTAGTCGCGGATGTCAAAAATCTATCACGTATTTCTGCTATCTTTGAAGAACATAGGCCATCTGTCGTATTTCACTCGGCTGCATACAAACATGTTCCGATGATGGAAATCAACCCATCCGAAGCGATTCTCAATAATGTGATGGGAACTAAAAATGTGGCTGATGTTTGCCGGCTTATCGGTGTCGAACGATTTGTCCTCATTTCCACTGACAAAGCAGTAAATCCTGTGAATGTAATGGGAGCTTCGAAACGAGCTGCGGAAATTTACTTACAACATATTTCTCAAAATTCTAGAACCAAATTCATTACGGTCCGTTTTGGAAATGTCCTTGGTTCGAATGGAAGTGTCATCCCAAGATTCCGTGAACAAATCAAACGTGGTGGCCCAGTGACTGTCACCCACCCAGAAGTGATTCGTTATTTTATGACGATCCCAGAAGCCACACAACTTGTGTTACAAGCAGGAAGTATGGGTGAACACGGAGAGATTTTTTTACTCGATATGGGTGACCCAGTGCGCATATTATCACTTGCAGAAGAGATGATTCGTCTTTCTGGATATACTCCTTACAAAGATATCAATATCGAATTTTCAGGCCTTAGACCTGGTGAAAAATTGTACGAAGAACTTTTGTTAAATGCAGAAGGAATTAAAAAAACACACCATCCAAAAATTCGAATCGCTGCACCTCTTGATCATTATAACTTATTACTTTTCCAAAATAAACTGAATCGATTGTTTTCATTAGCAAAAGCAAATAAAAACAGAGAAATTTTTGGAGCATTAAAAGACATCATTCCAGAATACAAAATCCACGATGAATACATCGAATGGGAAACTTCACACGGTAAAAGGAATTTATGA